Proteins found in one Phytohabitans houttuyneae genomic segment:
- a CDS encoding GNAT family N-acetyltransferase — protein MSLRIVPANEASWEDVTAVVGSSYAGRCRCQRFKVMGWIWRDSTQQERDEALREQTHCGEPDAPATSGLLAYVDGEPAGWVAVEPRVAYPKLRTSRVPWAGRQEDRDDPDVWAVTCFAVRNGYRGQGLTYDLAKATVDFARERGARALEAYPMVADPGKVITWGELNVGARQVFEEAGFTEVSRPTLRRVVMRIDFA, from the coding sequence GTGAGTCTTCGGATCGTCCCGGCCAATGAGGCGTCCTGGGAGGACGTCACCGCGGTGGTGGGCAGCTCCTACGCGGGGCGGTGCCGGTGCCAGCGGTTCAAGGTGATGGGTTGGATCTGGCGCGACTCGACCCAGCAGGAGCGCGACGAGGCCCTGCGCGAGCAGACGCACTGCGGCGAGCCGGACGCGCCGGCGACCAGCGGGCTCCTGGCGTACGTGGATGGCGAGCCGGCCGGTTGGGTGGCGGTCGAGCCGCGCGTGGCGTACCCGAAGCTGCGCACCTCCCGCGTGCCCTGGGCGGGCCGCCAGGAGGACCGGGACGACCCCGACGTGTGGGCGGTGACCTGCTTCGCGGTGCGCAACGGGTACCGCGGGCAGGGCCTCACCTATGACCTGGCCAAGGCGACGGTGGACTTCGCGCGGGAGCGGGGTGCGCGGGCGCTGGAGGCGTACCCGATGGTCGCCGACCCGGGAAAGGTGATCACCTGGGGTGAGCTGAACGTCGGCGCCCGCCAGGTCTTCGAAGAGGCCGGCTTCACCGAGGTCAGCCGCCCCACCCTCCGCCGCGTGGTCATGCGGATCGACTTCGCGTAG
- a CDS encoding glycosyltransferase family 4 protein: MTSAGGDVIDIRTSPRQRVLMLSWEYPPVVVGGLGRHVHHLSTSLAAAGHEVTVVTRHAPGAPLEEYADGVRIVRAPEDPPLFPLSTPSLLAWTMAFNHTLTRAALRAAQSGEYDVIHAHDWLVTHTAVTLKEHLDLPLVATIHATEAGRHQGWLPDEMNRCIHSVEWWLGREACRVLVCSEYMKWEVSRLLELPSTRVEVIPNGVDDRVWQAQPGAVAAARSQFAGEGPLVGFAGRLVYEKGVQHILHAIPQLRSRHPDLRLVIAGDGPYRTELQEVAHSLDLGRTVSFAGFMNEKQLPAVLAATDATVVPSLYEPFGMVALEAAAAGAPLAVSATGGLAEIVEPGVTGVTFPHSDPDALAGAVGTLLSDQTFARSVAQRARTMVAERYGWSTIAARTVAAYATAQRENSVFNTRQAEMLLEEGRTRIVVPDGNLLALDGVLS, translated from the coding sequence ATGACTTCGGCGGGCGGCGACGTAATCGACATCCGGACCTCACCGCGACAGCGGGTTCTGATGCTTTCCTGGGAGTACCCGCCAGTGGTCGTTGGCGGCCTCGGCCGGCACGTCCACCACCTGTCCACATCGCTTGCCGCGGCGGGCCACGAGGTCACCGTCGTCACCCGGCACGCGCCCGGCGCGCCGCTGGAGGAGTACGCGGACGGCGTGCGCATCGTCCGCGCCCCGGAGGACCCGCCGCTCTTCCCGCTCTCCACGCCGTCCCTGCTCGCTTGGACGATGGCGTTCAACCACACGCTGACCCGCGCCGCCCTGCGGGCTGCCCAGTCCGGCGAGTACGACGTGATCCACGCCCACGACTGGCTCGTGACGCACACCGCGGTCACGCTCAAGGAGCACCTCGACCTCCCGCTCGTCGCCACCATCCACGCCACCGAGGCCGGGCGGCACCAGGGCTGGCTGCCCGACGAGATGAACCGGTGCATCCACTCCGTCGAGTGGTGGCTGGGGCGCGAGGCGTGCCGGGTGCTGGTCTGCTCGGAGTACATGAAGTGGGAGGTGTCCCGCCTGCTGGAGCTGCCTTCCACGCGGGTCGAGGTCATCCCCAACGGCGTCGACGACCGGGTGTGGCAGGCCCAGCCGGGCGCGGTCGCCGCGGCCCGCTCGCAGTTCGCCGGCGAGGGCCCGCTGGTCGGGTTCGCCGGCCGCCTCGTGTACGAGAAGGGCGTCCAGCACATCCTCCACGCGATCCCGCAGCTGCGCTCCCGGCACCCGGACCTGCGCCTGGTGATCGCCGGCGACGGGCCGTACCGCACGGAGTTGCAGGAGGTGGCGCACAGCCTCGACCTGGGCCGGACGGTCAGCTTCGCCGGGTTCATGAACGAGAAGCAGCTTCCCGCGGTGCTCGCCGCCACCGACGCGACAGTGGTGCCCAGCCTGTACGAGCCGTTCGGCATGGTCGCCCTCGAAGCGGCCGCGGCCGGCGCGCCGCTCGCGGTCTCCGCGACCGGCGGCCTCGCCGAGATCGTGGAGCCGGGCGTGACCGGCGTGACGTTCCCGCACAGCGACCCGGACGCGCTCGCCGGTGCGGTCGGCACGCTGCTGTCCGACCAGACGTTCGCGCGGTCGGTCGCGCAGCGGGCCCGCACGATGGTGGCCGAGCGCTACGGGTGGTCGACGATCGCCGCGCGCACCGTCGCCGCGTACGCGACCGCCCAGCGGGAGAACTCGGTCTTCAACACCCGCCAGGCCGAAATGCTGCTGGAGGAAGGGCGCACGAGAATCGTCGTCCCCGACGGCAACCTGCTCGCGCTGGACGGTGTGCTTTCGTGA
- a CDS encoding MGH1-like glycoside hydrolase domain-containing protein yields the protein MTSASDAEHTRLAQANAGEQPWRAWGPYLSERAWGTVREDYSEHGTAWDYFPHDWARSRAYRWNEDGMGGVCDDRQTFCFALALWNGQDPILKERMFGLGGDGGNHGEDVKEYWWYEDSTPTHSFMRWRYHYPQAAFPYDDLVAVNAARGRDETEYELVDTGVFDEDRYWAVTVDYAKASPTDMCIVVNVANRGPDTATLHVLPTLWFRNTWSWGLPGRDQVPVLTGGDGRLVGEHWVLGQIVLQGEGDPTVLCCDNETNTQRLWGLAGRSEYPKDGINDHVVDGADTVNPDLTGTKGALHYKLSVPAGGEMWIRLRLTLTAPPPGDEAPPLLDLGKDFDKVVAARRAEADAYFAALTPKRATREEAAVLRKAIAGLMWGKQFYHFDVEQWLGGDPASVPPPAGRKHGRNSAWWHMNSFDVISMPDPWEYPWYAAWDLAFHCVTLARVDPEFAKQQVLLLLREWYMHPNGQIPAYEWAFGDVNPPVHAWAALRVFEIDGGRDYDFLARVMHKLLLNFTWWVNRKDINGNNVFEGGFLGLDNVGPFDRSAALPVAGVLEQSDGTGWMAMYALNLLDMAVRLAEHDHAYEDVATKFFEHFAYIAAAAYHQGLWDEEDSFFYDQLRLPDGSTVPLKVRSVVGLLPLAATTTLSSRTLGRLPELAARLRWFLTNKPAYADVVGARRLSGDGLKRRLLSMVGPEQIVRILARMLDEEEFLSQYGLRTLSRRHLDKPFTVELGGQEFTVGYEPAESTSGLFGGNSNWRGPIWMPTNYLLICALRDYAAFFGDDLVIEHPTRSGKKRTLNEVADDLSDRLISLFVPDAWGRRPMYGACELFQNHPDWKDLIAFPEYFHGDNGAGLGAWHQTGWTALVADLILTTRR from the coding sequence GTGACGTCCGCCAGCGACGCGGAGCATACGCGGCTGGCGCAGGCGAACGCGGGGGAGCAGCCATGGCGGGCCTGGGGGCCGTACCTGTCGGAGCGGGCCTGGGGCACCGTCCGGGAGGACTACTCCGAGCACGGCACGGCATGGGACTACTTTCCCCACGACTGGGCCCGCTCCCGCGCCTACCGGTGGAACGAGGACGGCATGGGCGGCGTGTGCGACGACCGCCAGACGTTCTGCTTCGCCCTCGCCCTCTGGAACGGCCAGGATCCCATCCTCAAGGAGCGGATGTTCGGCCTCGGCGGCGACGGCGGCAACCACGGCGAGGACGTCAAGGAGTACTGGTGGTACGAGGACTCCACCCCGACCCACTCCTTCATGCGCTGGCGTTACCACTACCCGCAGGCCGCCTTCCCGTACGACGACCTGGTGGCCGTCAACGCCGCCCGGGGACGTGACGAGACCGAGTACGAGCTCGTCGACACCGGCGTCTTCGACGAGGACCGCTACTGGGCGGTGACCGTCGACTACGCCAAAGCCTCGCCGACCGACATGTGCATCGTGGTCAACGTGGCCAACCGCGGCCCGGACACCGCGACGCTGCACGTGTTGCCCACCTTGTGGTTTCGCAACACCTGGTCGTGGGGGCTGCCCGGCCGCGACCAGGTGCCGGTGCTGACCGGCGGCGACGGGCGGCTGGTCGGCGAGCACTGGGTGCTCGGCCAGATCGTGCTGCAGGGCGAGGGCGACCCGACCGTGCTGTGCTGCGACAACGAGACCAACACGCAGCGGCTGTGGGGGCTGGCCGGCCGCAGTGAGTACCCGAAGGACGGCATCAACGACCACGTGGTCGACGGCGCCGACACGGTGAATCCGGACTTGACCGGGACAAAAGGGGCGCTCCACTACAAGCTGAGCGTGCCCGCCGGTGGGGAGATGTGGATCCGGCTGCGGCTCACGCTCACCGCGCCGCCGCCCGGTGACGAGGCGCCGCCCCTGCTCGACCTCGGCAAGGACTTCGACAAGGTGGTCGCCGCGCGGCGGGCCGAGGCCGACGCGTACTTCGCCGCCCTCACCCCCAAGCGCGCCACCCGCGAGGAGGCCGCGGTGCTCCGCAAGGCCATCGCGGGGCTGATGTGGGGCAAGCAGTTCTACCACTTCGACGTCGAGCAGTGGCTGGGCGGAGACCCGGCCAGCGTGCCGCCGCCGGCGGGCCGCAAGCACGGGCGCAACAGCGCCTGGTGGCACATGAACAGCTTCGACGTGATCTCCATGCCCGACCCCTGGGAGTACCCCTGGTACGCCGCCTGGGACCTGGCCTTCCACTGCGTCACGCTGGCCCGGGTCGACCCGGAGTTCGCCAAGCAGCAGGTGCTGCTGCTCCTCCGCGAGTGGTACATGCACCCCAACGGCCAGATCCCGGCGTACGAGTGGGCCTTCGGCGACGTCAACCCGCCCGTGCACGCGTGGGCGGCGCTGCGCGTGTTCGAGATCGACGGCGGCCGCGACTACGACTTCCTCGCCCGGGTGATGCACAAGCTGCTGCTGAACTTCACGTGGTGGGTCAACCGCAAGGACATCAACGGCAACAACGTCTTCGAGGGCGGCTTCCTGGGCCTGGACAACGTGGGCCCCTTCGACCGCTCGGCCGCCCTGCCGGTCGCCGGCGTGCTGGAGCAGTCCGACGGCACCGGCTGGATGGCCATGTACGCGCTCAACCTGCTCGACATGGCCGTGCGCCTGGCCGAGCACGACCACGCGTACGAGGACGTGGCCACCAAGTTCTTCGAGCACTTCGCGTACATCGCGGCCGCCGCGTACCACCAGGGGCTGTGGGACGAGGAGGACTCGTTCTTCTACGACCAGCTCCGCCTGCCCGACGGCAGCACGGTACCGCTCAAGGTGCGCTCGGTGGTCGGCCTGCTCCCGCTCGCCGCCACCACCACGCTCAGCTCGCGCACGCTCGGGCGGCTGCCGGAGCTGGCCGCGCGGCTGCGGTGGTTCCTGACCAACAAGCCGGCGTACGCGGACGTGGTCGGCGCCCGCCGGCTCTCCGGCGACGGCCTCAAGCGCCGCCTGCTGTCGATGGTCGGCCCCGAGCAGATCGTGCGGATCCTGGCCCGGATGCTCGACGAGGAGGAGTTCCTCTCCCAGTACGGGCTGCGCACGCTGTCCCGGCGCCACCTGGACAAGCCGTTCACGGTCGAGCTGGGCGGCCAGGAGTTCACCGTCGGCTACGAGCCGGCCGAGTCCACCAGCGGCCTCTTCGGCGGAAACTCCAACTGGCGCGGCCCGATCTGGATGCCCACCAACTACCTGCTGATCTGCGCGCTGCGCGACTACGCCGCGTTCTTCGGCGACGACCTGGTCATCGAGCACCCCACCCGCTCGGGCAAGAAGCGCACGCTCAACGAGGTCGCCGACGACCTCTCCGACCGCCTGATCTCGCTCTTTGTGCCGGACGCGTGGGGCCGCCGCCCGATGTACGGCGCCTGCGAGCTCTTCCAGAACCACCCCGACTGGAAGGACCTGATCGCCTTCCCGGAGTACTTCCACGGCGACAACGGCGCGGGCCTCGGCGCCTGGCACCAGACGGGCTGGACCGCGCTGGTCGCCGACCTGATCCTCACCACCCGCCGGTAG
- a CDS encoding helix-turn-helix transcriptional regulator, with protein sequence MRPDASPTARALLALELVQGAPGITAERIAGKLGVSERAARRYVEILREAGIPIESERGPHGGYRLGRGLRLPPLLFSGDEALGLVMAVLDGHHDAGDPTDPVGSALGKLVRALPEPVAAQAEAVRRSAAPAPDRGAARPDPQTTFALVEARAQGRRVRFGYRPEAGPERIFEVDPWAVVIRHGRWYLLCFSHTSGARRAYRMDRIGGVAVLDAAFSPPADLDPVAALEEHLSVGWEYHTEVLIDAPAESLSRWLPRVLGRLDPVDEGTCRLVGTTSNPIWYAEQLAVVPRIQRVVGGPELRSAVRALGERLLAATLAG encoded by the coding sequence GTGAGACCCGACGCGAGTCCCACCGCCCGGGCGCTGCTCGCGCTCGAGCTGGTGCAGGGCGCGCCGGGCATCACCGCCGAGCGGATCGCGGGCAAGCTGGGCGTGTCGGAGCGCGCCGCCCGGCGGTACGTGGAGATCCTGCGCGAGGCCGGCATCCCGATCGAGTCGGAGCGCGGCCCGCACGGCGGCTACCGCCTCGGCCGGGGGCTGCGGCTGCCGCCGCTGCTGTTCAGCGGCGACGAGGCGCTCGGCTTGGTCATGGCGGTGCTCGACGGCCACCACGACGCCGGCGATCCCACCGACCCGGTCGGCAGCGCGCTCGGCAAGCTCGTGCGGGCGCTGCCCGAGCCGGTCGCCGCGCAGGCCGAGGCGGTCCGCCGCAGCGCCGCGCCGGCGCCCGACCGCGGCGCCGCCCGGCCCGACCCGCAGACCACGTTCGCGCTGGTCGAGGCGCGTGCGCAGGGGCGGAGGGTGCGTTTCGGATACCGTCCCGAGGCCGGTCCGGAGCGGATCTTCGAGGTCGACCCCTGGGCCGTCGTGATCCGCCACGGCCGGTGGTACCTGCTGTGCTTCTCGCACACCTCCGGCGCGCGCCGCGCGTACCGGATGGATCGGATCGGCGGGGTGGCCGTGCTGGACGCGGCCTTCAGCCCGCCCGCGGACCTCGACCCGGTCGCCGCGCTGGAGGAACACCTCTCGGTCGGCTGGGAATACCACACCGAGGTGCTCATCGACGCGCCCGCCGAGAGCCTGTCCCGCTGGCTCCCGCGCGTCCTCGGCCGCCTCGATCCGGTCGACGAGGGCACCTGCCGCCTGGTCGGGACGACCAGCAACCCCATCTGGTACGCCGAGCAGCTCGCCGTCGTCCCCCGCATCCAGCGCGTCGTCGGCGGCCCCGAGCTGCGGTCGGCCGTGCGCGCACTGGGCGAGCGGCTGCTCGCGGCGACTTTGGCAGGATAG
- a CDS encoding amylo-alpha-1,6-glucosidase → MIPIGFGPQVCGDLSVGATREWLLTDGLGGYAMGTVAGLRTRRYHALLVVSGDVPASRHVGLVSLDPVVTLPSGAQVRLATHEWASGAIEPKGHHLIERFDLADGLPRWRWRIGDVVIEREIAMVHGRPAVAVVHRLIAGEGVRLALEAICTWRDAHGERRADGPPPRVIPTADGAVVEQAYRMAGPGWSPAGQWWRGVHHREEAARGLTSEEDAWYAGRFGGTLDTPGDTLEVLAWAGDLDDRPAPAAQVVAAARERHWKVIAAATPADPVDATLALAADAFVVRTSAGPDVVAGYPWFGAWSRDTMTSYAGLFLATGRAQEGRELLRGYAGTLSRGMLANTADTGSVEYNTCDATMWFLHAVDRHVALTGDTDLAAELLPALRGVVDAHLAGTRYGIRVDPADGLVTQGSPGEALTWMDARVYGVPVTPRAGKPVEVNALWVNGLAAIVDLAARVGQDPGAAASVHTQALASFRARYPCPAGWLYDVLDGPGGNDMSLRPNQLLAWSLPHAPLEPDESALRTIGAALMTPLGPRSLAPDSPGFTGNHRGTPAQRDAAYHQGTVWPWTMGPYADAVKKAGRGIGELFTGIESHLPEFGLASVSETADGYAPHVATGCPFQGWSVAEALRARRF, encoded by the coding sequence ATGATTCCCATCGGTTTCGGGCCGCAGGTCTGTGGCGATCTTTCGGTGGGTGCCACCCGGGAGTGGCTGCTCACCGACGGCCTGGGTGGCTATGCCATGGGAACCGTCGCCGGCCTGCGCACCCGCCGGTACCATGCGCTCCTCGTCGTTTCCGGCGATGTGCCGGCGTCCCGCCACGTGGGATTGGTGTCACTCGATCCGGTGGTCACCCTCCCGTCCGGGGCGCAGGTGCGGCTCGCCACCCACGAGTGGGCCTCCGGCGCGATCGAGCCGAAGGGCCATCACCTGATCGAGCGCTTCGACCTCGCCGACGGGCTCCCGAGGTGGCGGTGGCGGATCGGCGACGTGGTGATCGAGCGGGAGATCGCGATGGTCCACGGCCGCCCGGCGGTCGCCGTGGTCCACCGCCTGATCGCCGGCGAGGGCGTGCGGCTGGCACTGGAGGCGATCTGCACCTGGCGGGACGCGCACGGCGAGCGGCGCGCGGACGGCCCGCCGCCGCGGGTCATCCCGACGGCGGACGGCGCGGTCGTCGAACAGGCGTACCGGATGGCCGGCCCCGGCTGGTCCCCGGCCGGGCAGTGGTGGCGCGGCGTCCATCACCGGGAGGAGGCCGCGCGCGGGCTCACGTCCGAAGAGGACGCCTGGTACGCGGGGCGCTTCGGCGGCACGCTCGACACGCCCGGCGACACGCTGGAGGTACTCGCCTGGGCCGGTGACCTCGACGACCGCCCCGCACCGGCCGCGCAGGTGGTGGCCGCCGCCCGGGAGCGGCACTGGAAGGTCATCGCGGCCGCCACGCCGGCCGACCCGGTCGACGCCACGCTCGCGCTCGCGGCCGACGCCTTCGTGGTGCGCACGAGCGCGGGGCCCGACGTGGTGGCCGGCTACCCGTGGTTCGGCGCGTGGTCGCGGGACACGATGACGTCGTACGCGGGGCTGTTCCTCGCGACCGGCCGGGCGCAGGAGGGGCGGGAGCTGCTGCGCGGGTACGCGGGGACGCTCTCGCGGGGCATGCTCGCCAACACGGCAGACACGGGCAGCGTCGAGTACAACACCTGCGACGCCACGATGTGGTTCCTGCACGCGGTGGACCGGCACGTGGCGCTCACCGGCGACACCGACCTGGCCGCCGAACTGCTGCCCGCGCTGCGCGGGGTGGTCGACGCCCACCTGGCCGGCACGCGGTACGGCATCCGCGTCGACCCGGCCGACGGGCTGGTCACGCAGGGCTCGCCGGGCGAGGCGCTCACCTGGATGGACGCCCGCGTGTACGGGGTGCCGGTCACCCCGCGTGCCGGCAAGCCGGTCGAGGTGAACGCGCTCTGGGTCAACGGCCTCGCCGCGATCGTGGACCTGGCCGCGCGGGTGGGCCAGGACCCGGGCGCCGCGGCCTCGGTGCACACTCAGGCGCTGGCGTCGTTCCGGGCCCGCTATCCCTGCCCGGCCGGCTGGCTCTACGACGTGCTCGACGGACCCGGCGGCAACGACATGTCGCTGCGCCCCAACCAGCTGCTGGCGTGGTCACTCCCGCACGCGCCGCTGGAGCCCGACGAGTCCGCGCTCCGCACGATCGGCGCGGCGCTCATGACGCCACTCGGCCCGCGCAGCCTCGCGCCCGACTCGCCGGGCTTCACCGGCAATCACCGCGGCACGCCGGCGCAGCGGGACGCGGCGTACCACCAAGGCACGGTGTGGCCATGGACAATGGGGCCCTACGCGGACGCGGTGAAAAAAGCCGGCCGGGGAATTGGCGAGTTGTTCACCGGTATCGAGTCTCATTTGCCCGAGTTTGGCCTAGCATCCGTAAGCGAAACCGCCGACGGGTACGCGCCTCACGTCGCGACCGGCTGCCCCTTTCAGGGATGGTCCGTCGCTGAGGCGCTACGCGCTCGACGGTTTTGA
- a CDS encoding TIGR04013 family B12-binding domain/radical SAM domain-containing protein, with product MDLVIVLRYRKAVTYGLHVLLGALEEHETPVRYDVRFAVTPEDTAEEIEAALSVAPRVLVLWSFYSPDAEALAAELATIRSRVDSPRVRHVAGGVHATAEPVQTLDAGWDVAAVGEGETTLLALVDAAGDPAGVPGLVYRDATGAVVKTGRPARLPLDTFRGFSLRWQRFNALEITRGCLYSCRFCQTPFMFSARFRHRGVANVRWHVDQMRARGMRDVRFITPTALSYGTDGEEPNLAAVEELLATCKEGIGPEGRVFFGSFPSEIRPEHVSREALRLVRRYCANTNIIVGAQSGSDRILDAAKRGHGVEEVRRATRLGIAEGFTINVDMIFGMPGESPDDVASSLALARELADLGARIHAHTFMPLPGTPWRDAPPGEVDPETISAVDRLSQRGALYGHWRKQQDHASRLATAARQYPRPGRSRTLPIVD from the coding sequence GTGGATCTCGTGATTGTGCTGCGCTACCGCAAGGCGGTGACGTACGGCCTGCACGTGCTGCTCGGCGCGCTGGAGGAGCACGAGACGCCGGTGCGGTACGACGTGCGGTTCGCGGTGACGCCCGAGGACACCGCCGAGGAGATCGAGGCCGCGCTGTCCGTGGCGCCGCGGGTGCTGGTGCTGTGGTCGTTCTACTCGCCCGACGCCGAGGCGCTCGCCGCCGAGCTGGCCACCATCCGGTCCAGAGTGGACTCCCCGCGGGTGAGGCACGTGGCCGGCGGCGTGCACGCCACCGCCGAGCCGGTGCAGACGCTGGACGCCGGGTGGGACGTGGCCGCCGTGGGCGAGGGGGAGACCACGCTGCTGGCGCTCGTCGACGCGGCCGGCGATCCGGCGGGCGTGCCGGGCCTGGTCTACCGGGACGCCACCGGCGCGGTCGTGAAGACGGGGCGGCCGGCGCGGCTCCCGCTCGACACGTTCCGCGGCTTCTCGCTGCGGTGGCAGCGCTTCAACGCGCTGGAGATCACCCGCGGCTGCCTGTACTCGTGCCGCTTCTGCCAGACCCCCTTCATGTTCTCCGCCCGCTTCCGCCACCGAGGTGTCGCCAACGTGCGGTGGCACGTCGACCAGATGCGGGCCAGGGGGATGCGCGACGTCCGGTTCATCACGCCGACCGCGCTGTCGTACGGCACCGACGGCGAGGAGCCCAACCTCGCCGCGGTCGAGGAGCTGCTGGCCACCTGCAAGGAGGGGATCGGGCCGGAGGGGCGGGTGTTCTTCGGCTCGTTTCCGAGCGAGATCCGGCCGGAGCACGTGAGCCGCGAGGCGCTGCGGCTGGTCCGCCGGTACTGCGCCAACACCAACATCATCGTCGGCGCCCAGTCCGGCTCGGACCGGATCCTCGACGCCGCCAAGCGCGGCCACGGCGTCGAGGAGGTCAGGCGCGCCACCCGGCTGGGCATCGCCGAGGGATTCACCATCAACGTCGACATGATCTTCGGCATGCCCGGCGAGTCCCCCGACGACGTGGCCTCCTCGCTGGCGCTCGCCCGCGAGCTCGCCGACCTGGGCGCCCGCATCCACGCGCACACGTTCATGCCGCTGCCGGGCACCCCGTGGCGCGACGCCCCACCCGGCGAGGTCGACCCCGAGACGATCAGCGCGGTCGACCGCCTCTCCCAGCGCGGCGCGCTCTACGGCCACTGGCGCAAGCAGCAGGACCACGCCAGCCGCCTCGCGACCGCCGCACGCCAGTACCCCCGCCCCGGCCGTAGCCGCACGCTGCCCATTGTGGACTGA
- a CDS encoding mycothiol transferase — protein sequence MIDLDTTIQEPPLAASEVEMALFALDRSRAQFAWKCGGLDATGLRRPFPPSTMTLGGLLKHMAFIEDYYTSRDLTGGAASGSWRRADFDADPDYCWNSAAADSPDDLYALWRDAVERHRTALAKMLATGGLDQPTTYVTADGRSPNLRRLLVDLHDEYARHVGHADLMREAVDGLVGEDPPQ from the coding sequence ATGATCGATCTGGACACGACGATTCAGGAGCCTCCGCTGGCCGCCAGCGAGGTCGAGATGGCCCTCTTCGCGCTCGACCGCTCGCGGGCGCAGTTCGCGTGGAAGTGCGGCGGCCTAGACGCCACCGGCCTTCGCCGCCCCTTCCCGCCGTCCACGATGACGCTGGGTGGGCTGCTCAAGCACATGGCGTTCATCGAGGACTACTACACCTCGCGCGACCTGACCGGCGGCGCGGCGTCCGGCTCGTGGCGGCGCGCCGACTTCGACGCCGACCCCGACTACTGCTGGAACAGCGCCGCCGCCGACTCCCCCGACGACCTGTACGCGCTGTGGCGGGACGCGGTCGAGCGCCACCGCACCGCACTGGCGAAGATGCTGGCGACAGGCGGCCTGGACCAGCCGACGACGTACGTCACCGCGGACGGCCGCTCACCCAACCTGCGGCGCCTGCTGGTCGACCTGCACGACGAGTACGCCCGGCACGTCGGCCACGCCGACCTCATGCGCGAGGCGGTCGACGGCCTGGTCGGCGAAGACCCTCCGCAGTGA
- a CDS encoding helix-turn-helix domain-containing protein has translation MTSMEDRVAALEEQVAALTARLDGSSPEVGERVAGTEDVFWALEGLKRRVAGGAGAVLYTGAVEPAEGERYEWQYGVAAADLLAMDWSAAAASLSALAHPVRLLLLREVLSGRHAAAELSEVEGLGTTGQLYHHLRQLVSAGWLRTNGRGQYIVPAERVVPLLVTLTAATR, from the coding sequence ATGACGTCGATGGAGGACCGGGTCGCCGCCCTCGAGGAGCAGGTGGCCGCGCTCACCGCCCGACTGGATGGGTCATCGCCGGAGGTCGGCGAGCGGGTAGCCGGTACCGAAGATGTCTTTTGGGCCTTGGAGGGGCTCAAACGGCGAGTGGCCGGCGGCGCCGGCGCCGTCCTCTACACCGGCGCCGTGGAGCCGGCGGAGGGCGAGCGTTACGAGTGGCAGTACGGCGTGGCGGCCGCCGACCTGCTGGCGATGGACTGGTCGGCGGCGGCGGCCTCCCTGTCCGCGCTGGCCCACCCGGTGCGGCTGCTGCTGCTCCGCGAGGTGCTGAGCGGGCGGCACGCGGCGGCCGAGCTGTCCGAAGTGGAGGGTCTTGGCACCACCGGGCAGCTCTACCATCACCTGCGCCAGCTCGTCAGCGCGGGATGGCTGCGGACGAACGGGCGAGGGCAGTACATCGTGCCCGCCGAGCGCGTGGTGCCGCTGCTGGTGACACTCACGGCGGCGACGCGATGA